In Haematobia irritans isolate KBUSLIRL chromosome 1, ASM5000362v1, whole genome shotgun sequence, a genomic segment contains:
- the Npc2e gene encoding Niemann-Pick type C-2e, with protein sequence MLKLFTMSIALMIAVTAATNVKECKKGQPFPLSVEVVGCDEVPCDVVKGTTALMNVHFVGTKDNIRNLRAVVHATTIGITVPYDLPPEVASVCDNLLYGATCPIDKTEDVVYAFKFYVESHYPEISVSVQVSLEDDEGESIACFVVNIKVKKGSTSTYRLE encoded by the exons atgttgaaattatTTACTATGTCTATTGCCCTTATGATAGCGGTTACTGCAGCTACCAATGTCAAAGAAT gtAAAAAGGGTCAACCCTTTCCCCTTAGTGTTGAAGTGGTGGGATGTGATGAGGTGCCTTGTGATGTGGTCAAAGGTACAACAGCTTTAATGAACGTTCACTTTGTGGGAA CCAAGGACAATATTCGTAACCTGAGGGCTGTTGTTCATGCAACAACCATTGGTATTACTGTACCCTATGATTTACCTCCCGAGGTGGCCAGTGTATGTGATAACCTTCTGTATGGGGCCACATGTCCCATAGACAAGACTGAAGATGTTGTCTATGCCTTCAAATTTTACGTTGAATCACATTATCCAGAAATTTCCGTTAGTGTTCAAGTCTCTTTGGAAGATGATGAAGGCGAATCGATTGCTTGCTTTGTGGTCAATATCAAAGTTAAAAAGGGGTCCACAAGCACATATCGACTGGAATAA